In one Diabrotica virgifera virgifera chromosome 5, PGI_DIABVI_V3a genomic region, the following are encoded:
- the LOC126884898 gene encoding zinc finger protein 91-like codes for MDGKQEISEETCTIKIECNDLDYDLLEGFKCEIQDEFNRDTYDSLDLKTCPTIKTEIEQHGNKLNPFDENQESEKGYLQDEIKMEITEKLIEDSSYEANYIMSQHTEGTTLNTNKEVVTVKKPYKCEICFKTFAHNSFWEKHLRVHTGEKPYKCDICFKQFSESSNLKRHSRVHTGKEPYKCEICLNRFARKDQLTYHMTRHMGEKPNKCEICLKKCFSASALTKHLRVHTGEKPHKCEICFKQFRESGTLKQHLRVHTGEKPYKCEICFKQFNRASTLKVHLGIHTEEKTHRCEICLKQCSSASDLTKHLRVHTWEKPHKCEICFKQFRESGTLKQHLSVHTGEKPYKCEICFKQFNRANNLKVHLGIHSEEKTHNCRVCFKQFITASKLKVHLRVHTGEKPHKCEICFKLFITASELRQHMRVHTEETPYRCEICLDQFAQKYQLTFHMTVHTGETLNKCEICSKQFSKASTLKKHLIVHTGEKPYKCDICDKQCSQAANLKSHLKVHTGEKPHKCEICDKQFSEAYTLKQHLKVHTGEKPYKCEICFKQFSRLSSLKKHLRVHTGEKPHKCEICSKQFRTASDLKNHLRTHTGEKPHKCEICFKQFSRVGILKIHLRVHTGEKPYKCEICDKQFSQAANLKSHLKVHTGEKPHKCEICDKQFSEAYTLKQHLRVHTGEKPYKCEICFKQFSDSSTLKKHTRVHTREKPHKCKICLKQFSGGSSLKKHLRLHTGEKPHKCEICFKLFITASELRQHMRVHTGETPYRCEICLDQFAQKYQLTFHMTVHTGETLNKCEICSKQFSKASTLKKHLLVHTGEKPHKCEICFKQFSRVGRLKIHLRVHTGEKPYKCEICFKQFSESSTLKQHSRVHTGEKPHKCEICLKQFSGGSSLKKHLRLHTGENPTSVRFV; via the exons ATGGATGGAAAACAAGAAATCAGCGAGGAAACGTGTACAATAAAAATAGAGTGTAATGACTTGGATTATGATCTTTTGGAAGGCTTTAAATGTGAAATTCAAGATGAGTTCAACAGGGACACATATGATTCGTTAGACTTGAAGACATGTCCCACAATTAAGACTGAAATAGAACAACATGGAAATAAACTTAATCCATTTGACGAGAACCAAGAAAGTGAAAAAG GTTATCTTCAAGATGAAATCAAAATGGAAATTACAGAGAAACTGATTGAAGATTCGTCTTACGAAGCAAATTATATTATGAGTCAACACACTGAAGGAACAACATTAAATACAAATAAGGAAGTTGTGACTGtaaaaaaaccttataaatgtgaaatttgttttaagacgTTTGCTCACAACTCTTTTTGGGaaaaacatttgagagtacacactggagaaaaaccttacaagtgtgacatttgttttaaacaatttagtgaatcaagtaatttgaaaagacattcGAGAGTGCACACCGGGAAagaaccttacaagtgtgagatttgtttaaaTCGGTTTGCTCGAAAAGATCAATTAACTTATCACATGACACGTCACATGGGAGAAAAACCtaacaagtgtgaaatttgtttaaaaaagtgtttttctgCAAGTGCTTTGacaaaacatttgagagtgcacactggggaaaaacctcacaagtgtgaaatttgtttcaagcaattTCGTGAATCAGGTACTTTAAAacaacatttgagagtgcacactggggaaaaaccttacaagtgtgaaatttgttttaaacagtttaatagAGCAAGCACTTTGAAAGTACATTTGGGAATTCACACTGAAGAAAAAACTCAcaggtgtgaaatttgtttaaaacagtgtAGTTCTGCAAGTGATTTGacaaaacatttgagagtgcacacttgggaaaaacctcacaagtgtgaaatttgttttaagcaatttcgTGAATCAGGTACTTTAAAACAACATTTGAgtgtgcacactggggaaaaaccttataagtgtgaaatttgttttaaacagtttaatagAGCAAAtaatttgaaagtacatttggGAATTCACTCTGAAGAAAAAACTCACAACTGTAGagtttgttttaagcagtttattacAGCAAGTAagttgaaagtacatttgagagtgcacactggagaaaaacctcacaagtgtgaaatttgttttaagctgtTTATTACAGCAAGTGAGTTGAGAcaacatatgagagtgcatacggAAGAAACACCTTATCGATGTGAAATTTGTTTAGATCAGTTTGCTcaaaaatatcaattaacttttcacaTGACtgttcacactggagaaacacttaacaagtgtgaaatttgctcTAAGCAATTTAGTAAAGCAAGtactttaaaaaaacatttgataGTGCACACAGGAgagaaaccttacaagtgtgatatttgtGATAAACAATGTAGTCAAGCAGCAAATTTGAAATCacatttgaaagtgcacactggggaaaaacctcacaagtgtgaaatttgtgataagcaatttagtgaagcataTACTTTAAAACAACATTTGAAAGtccacactggtgaaaaaccttacaagtgtgaaatttgttttaaacaatttagtcgATTAAGCAGCTTAAAAAAacatttaagagtgcacactggggaaaaacctcacaagtgtgaaatttgttcaaAACAGTTCCGTACTGCTagtgatttaaaaaatcacctaagaacacacactggagaaaaacctcacaagtgtgaaatttgttttaaacaatttagtcgAGTAGGCATCTTAAAAATACATTtaagagtgcatactggagagaaaccttacaagtgtgaaatttgtgataaacaatttagtcaagcagcaaatttgaaatcacatttgaaagtgcacactggggaaaaacctcacaagtgtgaaatttgtgataagcaatttagtgaagcataTACTTTAAAacaacatttgagagtgcacactggtgaaaaaccttacaagtgtgaaatttgttttaagcaattcaGTGACTCAAGTACTTTAAAAAAGCACACGAGAGTGCATACGcgagaaaaacctcataagtgtaaAATTTGTCTGAAGCAATTTAGTGGAGGAAGtagtttaaaaaaacatttgagactgcatactggagaaaagcctcacaagtgtgaaatttgttttaagctgtTTATTACAGCAAGTGAGTTGAGAcaacatatgagagtgcatactggagaaacaCCTTATCGATGTGAAATTTGTTTAGATCAGTTTGCTcaaaaatatcaattaacttttcacaTGACtgttcacactggagaaacacttaacaagtgtgaaatttgctcTAAGCAATTTAGTAAAGCAAGtactttaaaaaaacatttgcTAGTGCACACAGGAGAAAAACcccacaagtgtgaaatttgttttaaacaatttagtcgAGTAGGTAGATTAAAAATACATTtaagagtgcatactggagagaaaccttataagtgcgaaatttgttttaagcaattcaGTGAATCAAGTACTTTAAAACAGCACTCGAGAGTGCATACaggagaaaaacctcataagtgtgaaatttgtctgAAGCAATTTAGTGGAGGAAGtagtttaaaaaaacatttgagactgCATACAGGTGAAAACcctacaagtgtgagatttgtttag
- the LOC126884906 gene encoding protein PBDC1: MDVLSRPAEEFENDQTVETMWAIKAFEHAEVYFNILCSVDPKLLKLTPVDDLIYKVFREEFPKLEVEVIIENELKSTKEKSKWRPFCERFKTIVEDYSYGTLLRADAKDDYKEENTILVTRIQFYAIELARNREGVNDILRKKFWPEAKEEKDD; the protein is encoded by the exons ATG GATGTCCTTAGTCGTCCTGCGGAAGAATTTGAAAATGACCAAACAGTGGAAACTATGTGGGCTATAAAAGCCTTCGAACATGCCGAagtttactttaac ATTTTATGTTCAGTTGATCCAAAATTGCTCAAACTAACACCAGTAGATGATTTAATCTATAAAGTCTTTAGAGAAGAATTCCCAAAACTAGAAGTCGAAGTAATAATAGAAAATGAATTGAAGAGCACAAAAGAAAAAAGCAAGTGGAGACCTTTTTGTGAACGCTTTAAGACCATTGTAGAAGACTATAGTTATGGTACTTTACTGAGAGCAGATGCCAAAGATGATTATAAAGAGGAGAACACCATATTAGTTACTAGGATTCAATTTTATGCCATCGAACTGGCCAGGAATAGGGAGGGAGTCAATGACATTCTAAGGAAAAAGTTCTGGCCTGAAGCCAAGGAAGAGAAAGACGATTAG